AAAGCCCTTTTTCCTAAAAAAATTACCAGTGAACGCTGGCTGGAAATTATTGAAACTGTTCATGATCAGGGAATCCCCACCAATGCCACCATGTTATACGGCCATCTGGAAACCCATGAGGAACGGGTAGAACACCTGCTGCGCCTTAGGGATTTGCAGGACAGAACAGGGGGGTTCTCTGCTTTTATCCCTCTGGCCTTTCATTCCGCCAATACCCCTCTTGCCCACCTGCCACCCACTTCCGGGGTAGACGATCTTCGCACCATTGCCGTGTCCCGGCTGCTTCTGGATAATTTTGATCATATTAAGGCTTACTGGGTCATGCTGGGTGAAAAGCTTGCCCAGACAGCTCTCTATTTCGGAGCAGATGATATGGACGGAACCATCGTTGAAGAGCGCATCACCCATACGGCAGGAGCTACTTCGCCGAAAGGAATGAGCCGTGAAGCCCTGATGTACCTCATCGAGAGCGCCGGTATGGTTCCGGTCGAAAGAGACAGTTTTTATAACCCGATCAGCGGAGAGAGCCATGGAAACCTTATCTGACAAGCTTTTGGATAAAGCTGTTGCCGGAGATCGTCTTTCAGAAGAGGAGGGGCTTTACCTGCTGCGCCATGCAGCACTTCCTGATCTGGGGGCATCGGCCCATGCGGTACGCAACCTGCGCCATGGGCCAAAGGTCAGTTATGTTGTGGACCGCAACATCAATTATACCAATGTTTGTGTTTCCGGCTGCCGGTTCTGCGCATTCTACAAAGATCGGGCTGAGCAGGGTGCCTATGTGCTGGATGATAAGGCCTTTTTTCAGAAAATTGAGGAAACCTTTGCCATGGGAGGCAGGCAGATTCTTTTGCAGGGTGGCATGCATCCGGATCTTGATATCCGGTGGCAGGAGTCCCTTCTCCGAAAATTGAAGGTGCATTTTCCCCGTCTGCATGTGCATGGATACTCACCCCCGGAGATTGCCTATTACGCGGATAAAGAAGGTATTTCTGATAAAGAATGCATACAGAGACTGGTTAAGGCAGGCCTGGATTCCATACCGGGAGGAGGGGCGGAGATTCTTGTGGATCGGGTCCGTCTGGAAGCTTCTCCCCGCAAATGTCTTACGGACCGCTGGCTTTCCGTAATGAAAGATGCCCATGAAACTGGGCTCAGGACCACTGCCACCATGATGTTTGGTCATTTGGAAACGGATGCGGAAATTATTGAGCACATGGAACGCCTGCGCAGGTTACAGGATGAAACCCAAGGGTTTACGGCGTTTATCCCCTGGACTTTTCAACCTCTTCATACCCGTATGGAAGGCAAATCGGCTACGGCTGTGGAGTATCTGAAGGTTCTGGCTTTATCCCGGCTGTATCTGGATAACATTGACAATATTCAGGCATCCTGGGTGACTCAGGGGGACAAAATTGCCCAGACAGCATTGTTTTTTGGTGCCAATGATATGGGAAGCACAATGATTGAAGAAAATGTTGTGGCAGCAGCGGGTGTTTCCTATCGCTTGCCTCTGACAACCATTCAGAGGCTGATTCGGGATGCCGGATTTGAAGCCGTGGAGAGGGATTGTTTTTATCGCTATGCGGAATGCAATTCGCATGAAACCATCTGATTTTTACAGGTAGATCATGAAAGATGCGGGTAGAAAGGTGCACAGAGCCCGGATAATCGTGCAGAATGGTGGCCGGGTTCTGGAAAATGCCTGGCTGCAGGTGGCCGGTGGCCGGATTCTGGATATGGGACGAGGTCGTACTCCTTCGGGTTGGGATGTACAGGATCATGGAGAAAAAGCTCTTTTCCCATGTTTGGTGAATGCCCATACCCATCTGGAGCTTACGGCTACAGGCCTTGTGGATGCACGGGGAGGGTTTGAGCTCTGGATTAAGCGGCTGATGGCGGCACGCAGTGATTGCACCAGAGACGAACTTCTGATGGGTGTCCGTAAGGGGATTGCTTTCATGAAGGAGCGGGGAACTGCTGCTGTAGGAGACATTGCAACTCTG
This genomic interval from Desulfobotulus pelophilus contains the following:
- the mqnC gene encoding cyclic dehypoxanthinyl futalosine synthase; the protein is METLSDKLLDKAVAGDRLSEEEGLYLLRHAALPDLGASAHAVRNLRHGPKVSYVVDRNINYTNVCVSGCRFCAFYKDRAEQGAYVLDDKAFFQKIEETFAMGGRQILLQGGMHPDLDIRWQESLLRKLKVHFPRLHVHGYSPPEIAYYADKEGISDKECIQRLVKAGLDSIPGGGAEILVDRVRLEASPRKCLTDRWLSVMKDAHETGLRTTATMMFGHLETDAEIIEHMERLRRLQDETQGFTAFIPWTFQPLHTRMEGKSATAVEYLKVLALSRLYLDNIDNIQASWVTQGDKIAQTALFFGANDMGSTMIEENVVAAAGVSYRLPLTTIQRLIRDAGFEAVERDCFYRYAECNSHETI